The window CCGCATTTGAGCTTAGCCATCGCCGCCCAGAGGGTCACGTCGGGCGCGCCTTCGTCGCATTTGCGCGCCGCTTCGTAAAGCAGCAGGCGGGCCGCTTCGACCTCGGTCTTCATGTCGGCGAGCATGAAGCCCACTCCCTGATGCTGACCGATCGGTTTGCCGAACGCGACGCGCTCGCGCGCATAATTCGTTGCGTAGTCGAGCGCGCCGGCCGCGATTCCGAGTGCTTGCGCCGCGATGCCCGGGCGCGACTTGTCGAGCACCTTCATGGCGATCTTGAAGCCTTCGCCTTCTTTGCCTAGCAAATTCTCGGCCGGAACTTCGCAATTCTCGAAATACAATTCGACGGTCGGGGATCCGCGAATCCCCATTTTTTTCTCTTTCTTTCCGACCTTGAATCCCGGGAACGTTTTCTCGACGATGAATGCGCTGATGCCGTTGGCGCCCTTCTCGGGATCGGTCACCGCGAAGACGCAGATGACGTCGGCAACGTTACCGTGCGTGATCCAAATCTTCTGGCCGTTGAGAACGTACTTGTCGCCTTTTTTCTCGGCGCGCGTGCGCATCGAGCCGGCTGCATCCGAGCCGCTTGCGGCTTCGGTGAGCGCGTATGCGGCAATCCAGTCGCCCGAGGCGATTTTCGGAAGGTACCGTTTCTTCTGATCCTCGGTGCCGCCGATGAGGATCGGCAACATTCCCAGTTCCTGTACGGCTACGATCAACGAACTCGAAGCGCACGCTTTGGCGACTTCTTCCACGACCTTAACGTAGGTTACGAACGTGCCGCCCAGACCGCCGTACTCCGTAGGGATTGGGATGCCGAGCAGATCGTTCTGCGCGAAGAGCGCTTTGATGTCGGCGGGAAATTCAGCGCGCTCGTCGATCTCGGCGGCTCGCGGTGCGACTTTTTCCGCAACGAGCTCGCGCACGACCTGGAGGATCATCGCCTCTTCTTCGGATGACGCCTGGTGCGGCGTAGCAACGGCCATGGGGGTCTCCTGTATCTCGTGAAATGGCGCCAGTCGGCGCGATTGCAGACTTCTACTCGCCGCCAGGGTTTTGCTTTTTGGGCGCCTATATCAGTCAGCGATGGATAAAGTACTTGCTTCGTGCGCCGAGGCCGTCAAGGACATCGGCAGCGGCTCCTCGCTTGCCGTGGGCGGCTTCGGCCTAAACGGGATCCCGCACAACCTGATCGCCGCGCTGCTCGAAGAGGGAGCGAGCGAACTCGTTACCGTTTCGAATAACTGCGGCGTCGATGGTTGGGGCCTGGGCGTCCTGCTCGACGCAAAGCGGATCCGCCGCACGACCGGTTCCTACGTTGGCGAAAACAAAGAGTTCGAACGTCAATATTT is drawn from Candidatus Baltobacteraceae bacterium and contains these coding sequences:
- a CDS encoding acyl-CoA dehydrogenase — encoded protein: MAVATPHQASSEEEAMILQVVRELVAEKVAPRAAEIDERAEFPADIKALFAQNDLLGIPIPTEYGGLGGTFVTYVKVVEEVAKACASSSLIVAVQELGMLPILIGGTEDQKKRYLPKIASGDWIAAYALTEAASGSDAAGSMRTRAEKKGDKYVLNGQKIWITHGNVADVICVFAVTDPEKGANGISAFIVEKTFPGFKVGKKEKKMGIRGSPTVELYFENCEVPAENLLGKEGEGFKIAMKVLDKSRPGIAAQALGIAAGALDYATNYARERVAFGKPIGQHQGVGFMLADMKTEVEAARLLLYEAARKCDEGAPDVTLWAAMAKLKCGDVAMAVTTDAVQVLGGFGYSTDYPVERMMRDAKITQIYEGTQQIQRLVISRNIIGKPKPK